From Dendropsophus ebraccatus isolate aDenEbr1 chromosome 2, aDenEbr1.pat, whole genome shotgun sequence, a single genomic window includes:
- the GFUS gene encoding GDP-L-fucose synthase, which produces MAENKPKRILVTGGSGLVGRAIERVIADGEGRPDETWIFLSSKDADLTNAADTRALFEMLRPTHVIHLAAMVGGLFRNMKFNLDFLRKNLQINDNVLHTSYELGVHKVVSCLSTCIFPDKTTYPIDETMIHNGPPHDSNFGYSYAKRMIDVQNRAYHQQHGCNFTAVIPTNVFGPYDNFNIEDGHVLPGLIHKVYLAKENGSALSIWGTGKPRRQFIYSLDLARLFIWVLREYDEVDPIILSVGEEDEVSIKEAAESIVSAMAFKGEIIFDSTKSDGQFKKTASNSKLRKYRPDFTYTPFKQAVQETCDWFNANYEQARK; this is translated from the exons ATGGCAGAAAATAAACCAAAGCGGATTCTGGTGACGGGCGGTtcggggctggtggggagagcgATCGAGAGGGTGATAGCGGACGGAGAGGGGCGACCGGACGAGACATGGATCTTCTTATCCTCCAAGGACGCCGACCTCAC GAATGCTGCGGACACTCGGGCGCTGTTTGAGATGCTCCGCCCCACACATGTCATCCATTTGGCCGCTATGGTCGGGGGACTTTTCCGTAACATGAAGTTTAACTTGGATTTTCTG AGGAAGAACCTTCAGATTAATGACAATGTGCTGCATACCTCCTACGAGCTGGGGGTCCACAAGGTCGTCTCCTGCCTCTCCACCTGCATCTTCCCAGACAAGACCACCTACCCCATTGATGAGACCATG ATTCACAATGGGCCTCCGCATGATTCCAACTTCGGCTATTCCTACGCCAAGAGGATGATTGACGTCCAGAACAG ggctTATCACCAGCAGCACGGATGTAACTTCACCGCCGTCATCCCCACTAACGTCTTCGGTCCCTACGATAACTTCAACATTGAGGACGGTCACGTCCTGCCGGGACTCATCCACAAAGTGTATCTGGCTAAAG AAAATGGTTCCGCACTTTCCATCTGGGGCACCGGGAAACCACGGCGGCAATTTATCTATTCTCTG GATCTCGCTCGCCTCTTTATCTGGGTGCTGCGGGAATACGACGAGGTggatcccatcatcctctccg tggGGGAGGAGGACGAGGTCTCCATCAAGGAGGCGGCAGAGAGCATAGTGTCCGCCATGGCCTTCAAGGGTGAAATTATT TTTGACAGCACAAAATCTGACGGACAATTCAAGAAGACTGCGAGCAACAGCAAACTGCGGAAATACCGGCCCGACTTCACGTACACCCCATTTAAGCAGG CCGTCCAGGAAACGTGTGACTGGTTTAACGCCAACTATGAGCAGGCCCGGAAGTGA